Proteins encoded within one genomic window of Paroedura picta isolate Pp20150507F chromosome 17, Ppicta_v3.0, whole genome shotgun sequence:
- the BFAR gene encoding bifunctional apoptosis regulator isoform X2 encodes MEDGAEPPSGAEEREETAAPAHRVFSREISVSEFCCPCCYDILVRPTTLNCGHSFCRHCLALWWASSKKNECPECRQTWEGFPKVNILLRDAIEKLFPEATEQRKEDIQQNADVARSLAAFQKYGSDQASAAPHAGRTDPRGRGFFSGVLTALSCVAVVLLGYHWSSREMEDDLLVHKPVARWGAEEVVHWLGQLGPWAALYKERFLLERVNGRLLLTLTDEDLARAPYAIENSSHRKAIMAELERVKALGVKPPQNLWEYKAVHPSKAVFLLYALKSSPRLTLLYLYLFDYTDLFLPFLHTICPEPDQEEADFEDVLAKLLLIAEFAWDWLEVHYWTSRFIIVNAMLLSALELFSCWRLWSRRELRTVPRRMWNHFWKMSTQGLLVAIFWPFIPQFLCNCLFYWALYFNPIINIDLVVKEVRRLDTQVL; translated from the exons ATGGAGGACGGCGCAGAACCTCCCAGCGGAGCGGAGGAGCGGGAGGAGACGGCAGCCCCTGCCCACCGCGTGTTCAGCCGGGAGATCTCCGTGAGCGAGTTCTGCTGCCCCTGCTGCTATGACATCCTGGTCCGGCCGACCACCTTGAACTGCGGCCACAGCTTCTGCCGACACTGCCTGGCCTTGTGGTGGGCCTCCTCCAAGAAGAACGAATGTCCAGAATGCCGGCAGACCTGGGAGGGCTTCCCCAAGGTCAACATCCTCCTCAG AGACGCCATCGAGAAGCTGTTTCCGGAGGCCACTGAGCAGCGGAAAGAGGACATCCAGCAGAACGCCGACGTTGCCCGGAGCCTAGCGGCATTCCAGAAGTACGGGAGCGACCAGGCATCGGCTGCACCACACGCGGGACGGACTGACCCTCGAGGGAGGGGCTTTTTCTCCGGGGTCCTGACAGCTTTAAGCTGCGTGGCG GTGGTCTTGCTGGGCTATCACTGGAGCAGCCGGGAGATGGAGGACGACCTCCTGGTGCACAAGCCGGTGGCCCGGTGGGGGGCCGAAGAGGTGGTGCACTGGCTGGGCCAGCTGGGCCCCTGGGCGGCCCTCTACAAGGAGCGCTTCCTGCTGGAGAGAGTCAACGGCAG GCTCCTCTTGACGCTCACGGACGAGGATCTTGCCCGGGCCCCCTACGCCATCGAGAACAGCAGCCACAGGAAGGCCATCATGGCAGAGCTGGAGCGGGTGAAGGCGCTGGGCGTGAAGCCCCCCCAGAACCTCTGGGAGTACAAG GCTGTGCACCCCAGCAAGGCCGTCTTCCTGCTCTACGCGCTGAAGAGCTCCCCCCGGCTCACCCTGCTCTACCTCTACCTCTTCGATTACACggacctcttcctccccttcctccacacCATCTGTCCGGAGCCAGACCAGGAGGAGGCGGACTTCGAAGACGTCCTGGCCAAGTTGCTG CTGATCGCGGAGTTCGCCTGGGACTGGCTGGAGGTGCACTACTGGACCTCCCGCTTCATCATCGTCAACGCCATGCTCCTCTCGGCCCTGGAGCTCTTCTCCTGCTGGCGCCTCTGGTCCAGGAGGGAGCTGAG gacCGTCCCTCGCCGGATGTGGAACCATTTCTGGAAGATGTCCACGCAGGGGCTCCTGGTCGCCATTTTCTGGCCCTTCATCCCCCAGTTCCTCTGCAACTGCCTCTTCTACTGGGCCCTGTACTTCAACCCCATCATCAACATCGACCTCGTGGTCAAGGAGGTGCGCCGCCTGGACACGCAGGTGCTCTGA
- the LOC143827042 gene encoding phospholipase A2-like isoform X1, whose product MGPGGRRAALLLLLLLPLLLPAAAAEGPLARRRRGLLQLAGAIQCTTGRTPFAYLRYGCFCGLGGAGWPSDEADWCCFKHDCCYGEAENAGCAPKMESYLWECEDNAAKCDDIEDKCQKIACKCDREAAKCLAKAPYNATYILWPVARCGASTPPCKDE is encoded by the exons ATGGGCCCCGGGGGGCGGCgggcggcgctgctgctgctgctgctgctgcccctgctgctTCCCGCGG cagctgcgGAAGGCCCCCTGGCCCGGCGTCGGAGAGGGCTGCTCCAGTTGGCGGGGGCCATCCAGTGCACCACCGGAAGGACCCCCTTCGCCTACCTGCGCTACGGCTGCTTCTGCGGCTTGGGAGGGGCCGGCTGGCCCAGCGATgaagcagactg GTGCTGCTTCAAGCACGACTGCTGTTACGGGGAAGCGGAGAACGCCGGCTGCGCCCCCAAGATGGAGAGCTACCTGTGGGAGTGCGAGGACAACGCGGCCAAGTGTG ACGATATCGAAGACAAGTGCCAGAAGATCGCCTGCAAGTGTGACCGCGAGGCAGCCAAGTGTTTGGCCAAAGCGCCCTACAACGCCACGTACATCTTGTGGCCGGTGGCCCGGTGCGGGGcctccacccctccctgcaaagaCGAATAA
- the LOC143827042 gene encoding phospholipase A2-like isoform X2, with the protein MGPGGRRAALLLLLLLPLLLPAAAEGPLARRRRGLLQLAGAIQCTTGRTPFAYLRYGCFCGLGGAGWPSDEADWCCFKHDCCYGEAENAGCAPKMESYLWECEDNAAKCDDIEDKCQKIACKCDREAAKCLAKAPYNATYILWPVARCGASTPPCKDE; encoded by the exons ATGGGCCCCGGGGGGCGGCgggcggcgctgctgctgctgctgctgctgcccctgctgctTCCCGCGG ctgcgGAAGGCCCCCTGGCCCGGCGTCGGAGAGGGCTGCTCCAGTTGGCGGGGGCCATCCAGTGCACCACCGGAAGGACCCCCTTCGCCTACCTGCGCTACGGCTGCTTCTGCGGCTTGGGAGGGGCCGGCTGGCCCAGCGATgaagcagactg GTGCTGCTTCAAGCACGACTGCTGTTACGGGGAAGCGGAGAACGCCGGCTGCGCCCCCAAGATGGAGAGCTACCTGTGGGAGTGCGAGGACAACGCGGCCAAGTGTG ACGATATCGAAGACAAGTGCCAGAAGATCGCCTGCAAGTGTGACCGCGAGGCAGCCAAGTGTTTGGCCAAAGCGCCCTACAACGCCACGTACATCTTGTGGCCGGTGGCCCGGTGCGGGGcctccacccctccctgcaaagaCGAATAA
- the LOC143826998 gene encoding alpha-N-acetylgalactosaminidase-like, with translation MALLPPALVLALLAGASSLENGLLRTPPMGWLPWEHFRCNTDCQKEPDDCISERLIKTMADRLAEDGWKELGYQYMNLDDCWAAKERDAQGRLQANRSRFPSGIKALADYVHSKGLKFGIYSDLGNQTCEGYPGTMLDTIQTDAETFAEWGVDMLKLDGCFSSPSEKAAGYPKMSAALNKTGRPIVYSCSWPAYEGGLPPKVNYTLLGQICNLWRNFADIQDSWESLSRIITWYGDHQDTLQPVAGPGRWNDPDMLLTGNSGLSLEQAKAQLALWAILAAPLFMSCNLRTLSAEAKDLLRNQLLIYIDQDPLGVPGRRIAKSVQFEVWKRGLVNHQYAVAILNSSTEGAATPYSTSLAQLGIEDCPEGYKVYDVLGRSFLGDYGPGAAISVQVAPTGVVLLFLRPLC, from the exons ATGGCGCTCCTCCCTCCGGCGctggtcctggccctgctggccgGAGCGTCCTCCCTGGAGAACGGGCTGCTGAGGACGCCGCCGATGGGCTGGCTGCCGTGGGAACACTTCCGATGCAACACGGACTGCCAGAAGGAGCCGGACGACTGCATCag CGAACGCTTGATCAAGACGATGGCGGACCGGCTGGCCGAGGACGGCTGGAAGGAGCTCGGCTACCAGTACATGAACCTGGACGACTGCTGGGCCGCCAAGGAGCGGGACGCGCAGGGCAGGCTGCAGGCCAACCGGTCACGCTTTCCCAGCGGCATCAAAGCGCTGGCGGACTAT GTGCACTCCAAGGGGCTGAAGTTCGGCATCTACAGCGACCTGGGCAACCAGACCTGCGAGGGCTACCCGGGCACCATGCTGGACACCATCCAGACGGACGCGGAGACCTTCGCCGAGTGGGGGGTGGACATGCTGAAGCTGGACGGCTGCTTCTCCAGCCCCTCGGAAAAGGCCGCCG GCTACCCAAAGATGAGCGCAGCCCTGAACAAAACTGGACGGCCGATTGTTTATTCCTGCAGCTGGCCTGCCTACGAGGGAGGCCTGCCGCCCAAG GTGAACTACACCCTCCTGGGCCAGATCTGCAACCTGTGGAGGAATTTTGCCGACATCCAGGACTCCTGGGAGAGTCTTTCGCGCATCATCACGTGGTACGGGGACCACCAAGACACGCTGCAGCCCGTGGCCGGCCCGGGACGGTGGAACGACCCCGACATG CTGCTGACGGGCAACTCCGGCCTGAGCCTGGAGCAGGCGAAAGCGCAGCTGGCCCTGTGGGCGATCCTGGCCGCCCCGCTCTTCATGTCCTGCAACCTGCGGACCCTCTCGGCGGAGGCCAAGGACCTCCTGCGCAACCAGCTGCTCATCTACATCGACCAGGACCCCCTGGGCGTCCCAGGACGGCGCATCGCCAAG AGCGTCCAGTTTGAAGTGTGGAAGCGCGGCCTCGTCAACCACCAGTACGCCGTGGCGATCCTGAACAGCAGCACCGAGGGGGCGGCCACGCCCTACTCCACCAGCCTGGCCCAGCTGGGCATCGAGGACTGCCCGGAGGGCTACAAGGTCTACGACGTGCTGGGCCGGTCCTTCCTGGGGGACTACGGGCCGGGGGCCGCCATCTCCGTCCAGGTGGCCCCCACCGGGGtggtcctcctcttcctccggcCGCTGTGCTGA
- the PTX4 gene encoding pentraxin-4: MVSVAPRLLLTFLMVAGVSLQGSQSQQAPPGQRQKPFFERFRRLEEQFRRFQEVSLVQLQEIAANLNVSSGVHASFRLLEDKQEAQASAANATHAALHEELQQLRSWVKKLQNQTRKGAARVRTLEESLREREQRGPAEREEQQALLANLTREVSRLQDDSQALRAGQGSLRKGLESLQDALKTQGAKLAELEQLAQAPLEHNEVLLSSALAAAPLRSRSPVQRGPEEAAGQSRALKKLRAKHRQRKKLQQQNRLLAAQAQNGSLPGQKPPLQEKEPEGPPRPEPPSPGQEVTGKAPGEQGEPKAPHPPGTICNVGAMLVFPNASTENFAAFEPGFRSGLLEFSLCSWVRTSARYLGTILSYATEDNDNKLVLHGRDAAPRSALHFVIGDPAFRELPVGRLLDGRWHHVCVIWSSLQGRYWFFVDRRLAGMGSRFRKGYEIPAGGSLLLGQEQDTPGGGFEPSEAFVGRLAGLALWDRALSPGEVSGMAIGKGLPRSPLLSLANLTKLSGAVQKVSCSCLEHCL; this comes from the exons ATGGTTTCCGTGGCCCCTAGACTCCTGCTCACCTTCCTGATGGTGGCCGGGGTCTCTCTCCAGGGGAGCCAGTCGCAGCAGGCCCCGCCGGGGCAGCGGCAGAAGCCGTTCTTTGAAAGATTTCGGAGGCTGGAGGAGCAG TTCCGGCGGTTCCAAGAGGTGTCCCTGGTGCAGCTCCAGGAGATCGCAGCCAATCTCAACGTGTCGTCCGGTGTCCACGCCAGCTTCAGGCTCCTGGAGGACAAGCAGGAGGCCCAGGCGTCTGCCGCCAACGCGACGCATGCAGCCCTGCATGAAGAGCTGCAGCAGCTGAGGAGCTGGGTGAAGAAACTGCAGAACCAAACCAGGAAGGGGGCCGCGAGGGTCCGGACCCTGGAAGAGTCCTTGCGGGAGAGGGAGCAGCGGGGCCCAGCAGAGAGGGAGGAGCAGCAGGCCCTCCTGGCCAACCTCACTCGGGAGGTCAGCAGGCTGCAGGACGACAGCCAAGCGCTGCGGGCCGGCCAGGGGAGCCTGCGGAAGGGGCTCGAGAGCCTGCAGGATGCCCTGAAGACCCAGGGAGCCAAGCTGGCCGAACTCGAGCAGCTGGCCCAGGCTCCCCTGGAGCACAACGAGGTCCTCTTGTCCAGCGCCCTGGCCGCAGCCCCCCTGCGCAGCAGGAGCCCCGTGCAGAGGGGGCCGGAGGAGGCCGCCGGCCAGAGCCGGGCCTTGAAGAAGCTGCGGGCCAAGCACCGGCAAAGGAAGAAACTCCAGCAGCAGAACCGCCTGCTGGCGGCCCAGGCACAGAACGGGTCCCTGCCGGGCCAGAAGCCGCCCCTGCAAGAGAAGGAGCCGGAGGGCCCCCCTCGGCCGGAGCCCCCAAGCCCTGGGCAGGAGGTCACGGGAAaggcccctggagagcagggggagCCCAAAGCCCCTCACCCCCCCGGAACAA TCTGCAACGTGGGGGCCATGCTGGTCTTCCCCAACGCTTCCACGGAGAACTTTGCCGCCTTCGAGCCCGGCTTCCGCTCCGGCCTGCTGGAGTTCAGCCTCTGCAGCTGGGTGAGGACCAGCGCCCGCTACCTGGGCACCATCCTGTCCTACGCCACCGAAGACAACGACAACAAGCTGGTGCTACACGGCAGAGACGCGGCGCCCCGCAGCGCCCTCCACTTTGTCATCGGGGACCCGGCCTTCCGGGAGCTGCCGGTGGGGCGCCTGCTGGACGGGCGGTGGCACCACGTCTGCGTCATCTGGTCCTCCCTCCAGGGCCGGTACTGGTTCTTCGTGGACAGGCGGCTGGCCGGGATGGGCTCCCGGTTCCGGAAGGGCTACGAGATCCCGGCGGGAGGGTCCCTCCTCCTGGGCCAGGAGCAGGACACGCCGGGTGGGGGGTTCGAGCCCTCGGAGGCCTTTGTGGGGCGCCTGGCCGGCCTGGCCCTGTGGGACCGGGCCCTGTCGCCGGGGGAGGTCTCCGGCATGGCCATCGGGAAGGGCCTCCCGCgcagccccctcctctccctggccAACCTCACCAAGCTCAGCGGGGCCGTGCAGAAGGTGAGCTGCAGCTGCCTCGAGCACTGCCTGTGA
- the BFAR gene encoding bifunctional apoptosis regulator isoform X1, with product MEDGAEPPSGAEEREETAAPAHRVFSREISVSEFCCPCCYDILVRPTTLNCGHSFCRHCLALWWASSKKNECPECRQTWEGFPKVNILLRDAIEKLFPEATEQRKEDIQQNADVARSLAAFQKYGSDQASAAPHAGRTDPRGRGFFSGVLTALSCVAVVLLGYHWSSREMEDDLLVHKPVARWGAEEVVHWLGQLGPWAALYKERFLLERVNGRLLLTLTDEDLARAPYAIENSSHRKAIMAELERVKALGVKPPQNLWEYKAVHPSKAVFLLYALKSSPRLTLLYLYLFDYTDLFLPFLHTICPEPDQEEADFEDVLAKLLDPKEPARRQWREFLVKFVFLPYQLIAEFAWDWLEVHYWTSRFIIVNAMLLSALELFSCWRLWSRRELRTVPRRMWNHFWKMSTQGLLVAIFWPFIPQFLCNCLFYWALYFNPIINIDLVVKEVRRLDTQVL from the exons ATGGAGGACGGCGCAGAACCTCCCAGCGGAGCGGAGGAGCGGGAGGAGACGGCAGCCCCTGCCCACCGCGTGTTCAGCCGGGAGATCTCCGTGAGCGAGTTCTGCTGCCCCTGCTGCTATGACATCCTGGTCCGGCCGACCACCTTGAACTGCGGCCACAGCTTCTGCCGACACTGCCTGGCCTTGTGGTGGGCCTCCTCCAAGAAGAACGAATGTCCAGAATGCCGGCAGACCTGGGAGGGCTTCCCCAAGGTCAACATCCTCCTCAG AGACGCCATCGAGAAGCTGTTTCCGGAGGCCACTGAGCAGCGGAAAGAGGACATCCAGCAGAACGCCGACGTTGCCCGGAGCCTAGCGGCATTCCAGAAGTACGGGAGCGACCAGGCATCGGCTGCACCACACGCGGGACGGACTGACCCTCGAGGGAGGGGCTTTTTCTCCGGGGTCCTGACAGCTTTAAGCTGCGTGGCG GTGGTCTTGCTGGGCTATCACTGGAGCAGCCGGGAGATGGAGGACGACCTCCTGGTGCACAAGCCGGTGGCCCGGTGGGGGGCCGAAGAGGTGGTGCACTGGCTGGGCCAGCTGGGCCCCTGGGCGGCCCTCTACAAGGAGCGCTTCCTGCTGGAGAGAGTCAACGGCAG GCTCCTCTTGACGCTCACGGACGAGGATCTTGCCCGGGCCCCCTACGCCATCGAGAACAGCAGCCACAGGAAGGCCATCATGGCAGAGCTGGAGCGGGTGAAGGCGCTGGGCGTGAAGCCCCCCCAGAACCTCTGGGAGTACAAG GCTGTGCACCCCAGCAAGGCCGTCTTCCTGCTCTACGCGCTGAAGAGCTCCCCCCGGCTCACCCTGCTCTACCTCTACCTCTTCGATTACACggacctcttcctccccttcctccacacCATCTGTCCGGAGCCAGACCAGGAGGAGGCGGACTTCGAAGACGTCCTGGCCAAGTTGCTG GACCCGAAAGAGCCCGCAAGGAGGCAGTGGCGGGAGTTCCTGGTCAAGTTCGTCTTCCTCCCCTACCAGCTGATCGCGGAGTTCGCCTGGGACTGGCTGGAGGTGCACTACTGGACCTCCCGCTTCATCATCGTCAACGCCATGCTCCTCTCGGCCCTGGAGCTCTTCTCCTGCTGGCGCCTCTGGTCCAGGAGGGAGCTGAG gacCGTCCCTCGCCGGATGTGGAACCATTTCTGGAAGATGTCCACGCAGGGGCTCCTGGTCGCCATTTTCTGGCCCTTCATCCCCCAGTTCCTCTGCAACTGCCTCTTCTACTGGGCCCTGTACTTCAACCCCATCATCAACATCGACCTCGTGGTCAAGGAGGTGCGCCGCCTGGACACGCAGGTGCTCTGA